Proteins from a genomic interval of Danio rerio strain Tuebingen ecotype United States chromosome 4, GRCz12tu, whole genome shotgun sequence:
- the ppp1r3aa gene encoding uncharacterized protein ppp1r3aa isoform X4, translating into MRAALKLGRIHPGLWEWSKQPRKNYTEATAAEASGGIPEQATAKVGRNRNKTEEEAGITSCKSLKDCCKTLVDRRRKRQAARLAHVQSYFAQKATETQMGCNSITDESSTSIPRLSIQSRTDNQQGFGMDTPPILMYHQIPLLSLDWGSTSTTPPQVNPPNTESQQVEDHQAELSFDAFLKGSDTAIPHSDMQDQACASPESLDHSEVSASRDRVGGLEDREAWKNYSQESAKRRTTNIIQSDATQQGKDPITSLSSDQVVNYQLVKEPMVTTLPWSVLDSRDQIVVPMEDRGAEKDYSQGTDDRGAIETIKSDPTVQVKDLSTSLSSDQVVDYQLAKEPSITTVPCSVLPSRDQIVVPMEDREAEKGYIQGSADRRAIETIKSDPTEQGKNLSTGLSSDQVVEDYQLAKEPSVTAIPCSVLASRDKNMIPIEDRGAKKDNSQWSDDKRAIESIKSDPTDQRKDLSLSLSSYEVVDHQLVKEPSVTIVPCSVLASREQIEVPMEDREAEKKCSQWSADRGAIEIITSDPTEQGKQPSTSLSSDQVVEDYQLVKEPSVTAIPCSFLASRDKNVVPIEDGGAEKGYILGSGDRRAIEIIKSDPTEQGKDLITRLSNDQIMNYHLGEEPSATTVPCSVLASGDQIEVPMVNKGDEKKYSQWSADRRAIETIKSDPTEQGKDRSTILSSDQVVVDCQLVKEPSVTAIPCSFLALRNKNVPIEDSGAENGYIQGSGDRRAIEIIKSDPTEKGKNLSTSLTRDQDVDYRLVKESKATTVPCFALASRDQIEVPVEELEAVKNDSQWSADRMAIEVIKSEPTEQGKDLSTGLSSDRVVDYQLVKEPRVTTVPCSVLGSEPDRLERELEASRDCQTPHHELTSGFLSQDTTKASPGDETGIAHDTETQNSEAGDGISPEECTGSSDTSKVKENTHRAVKDILTFTGIRDVPLTNRQAEGSSPKRKVINIDDSEEQVEMRWFYTELHEEDAESSRKGQDETTMDHSAEIQSVSSCASEAFNENELCTMNKNLHKDNSELQKSEERRFEANEGLKIKEQLNETTIEAAKGGEEDEMCSESKRELIEDSRAIGDNCTDEDLTSKVTYLTDSTDLPKHIPQTTSIKDREVNSQDEEFELGKSLNGSSNRLFSWWQEFNSLGHMAKALLYAILFVIFITTYLCDMPTCLALYLFSLCWWCSQGMKQRLDGASVDVD; encoded by the exons ATGCGAGCAGCTCTAAAGCTAGGAAGAATTCACCCCGGATTATGGGAATGGAGCAAGCAACCACG taaaaactacACAGAAGCGACAGCTGCAGAGGCGAGTGGAGGAATCCCAG AGCAAGCCACAGCCAAGGTTGGGCGCAATAGGAACAAAACAGAAGAAGAAGCAGGGATCACTTCCTGCAAATCCCTTAAGGACTGCTGCAAAACCCTG GTGGACCGTCGTAGGAAGCGTCAAGCTGCTCGTCTGGCACATGTTCAAAGCTACTTTGCTCAGAAAGCAACAGAAACCCAGATGGGATGTAATTCCATCACAGATGAAAGTTCAACCTCCATCCCAAGGCTGAGTATACAAAGCAGAACCGACAACCAACAGGGATTCGGCATGGACACACCACCAATACTAATGTACCACCAGATTCCTTTGCTTTCTCTAGACTGGGGGAGTACCTCAACAACACCTCCCCAAGTGAACCCCCCAAACACAGAGAGCCAGCAAGTTGAAGATCACCAAGCTGAGTTGAGTTTTGATGCCTTTCTGAAGGGCTCTGATACGGCAATCCCTCACAGTGATATGCAGGATCAGGCATGTGCTTCTCCAGAGTCACTTGACCATTCTGAAGTTTCAGCTTCAAGGGACAGAGTCGGAGGATTGGAGGACAGAGAAGCTTGGAAAAATTACAGTCAAGAGTCTGCTAAGAGGAGAACAACAAATATCATCCAATCTGATGCCACACAACAAGGAAAGGATCCGATCACAAGTCTTTCTAGTGATCAAGTTGTGAATTACCAGTTAGTAAAAGAACCAATGGTCACTACTCTACCATGGTCTGTTTTAGATTCAAGGGACCAAATTGTAGTCCCAATGGAAGATAGAGGAGCGGAGAAAGATTATAGTCAAGGGACTGATGACAGAGGAGCAATAGAAACCATAAAATCTGACCCCACAGTGCAAGTAAAAGATCTGAGTACGAGTCTCTCTAGTGATCAAGTTGTGGATTATCAGTTAGCAAAAGAACCAAGCATCACTACCGTACCCTGCTCTGTTTTACCTTCAAGGGACCAAATTGTAGTCCCGATGGAGGATAGAGAAGCTGAAAAAGGCTACATTCAAGGGTCTGCTGACAGGAGAGCAATAGAAACCATAAAATCTGATCCCACGGAGCAAGGAAAGAATCTGAGCACAGGTCTTTCGAGTGATCAAGTTGTTGAGGATTACCAGTTAGCGAAAGAACCAAGTGTCACTGCCATACCCTGCTCTGTTTTAGCTTCAAGGGACAAAAATATGATCCCAATAGAGGATAGAGGAGCTAAGAAAGATAATAGTCAATGGTCTGATGACAAGAGAGCAATAGAAAGTATAAAATCTGATCCCACAGACCAAAGAAAGGATCTGAGCTTGAGTCTTTCGAGTTATGAAGTTGTGGATCATCAGTTAGTAAAAGAACCAAGCGTCACTATCGTACCATGCTCAGTTTTAGCTTCAAGGGAACAAATTGAAGTCCCAATGGAGGATAGAGAAGCTGAGAAAAAATGTAGTCAATGGTCTGCTGACAGGGGAGCAATAGAAATCATAACATCTGATCCTACAGAGCAAGGGAAGCAACCGAGCACAAGTCTTTCAAGTGATCAAGTTGTCGAGGATTACCAGTTAGTAAAAGAACCAAGCGTCACTGCCATACCCTGCTCTTTTTTAGCTTCAAGGGACAAAAATGTTGTCCCAATAGAGGATGGAGGAGCTGAAAAAGGCTACATTCTAGGGTCTGGTGACAGGAGAGCAATAGAAATCATAAAATCTGATCCCACAGAGCAAGGAAAGGATTTGATCACACGTCTTTCTAATGATCAGATTATGAATTACCACTTAGGTGAAGAACCAAGCGCCACTACCGTACCATGCTCGGTTTTAGCTTCAGGGGACCAAATTGAAGTCCCAATGGTGAATAAAGGAGATGAGAAAAAATATAGTCAATGGTCTGCTGACAGAAGAGCAATAGAAACCATAAAATCTGATCCTACAGAGCAAGGAAAGGATCGTAGCACAATTCTTTCGAGTGATCAAGTTGTTGTGGATTGCCAGTTAGTAAAAGAACCAAGTGTCACTGCCATACCCTGCTCTTTTTTAGCTTTAAGAAACAAAAATGTCCCAATAGAGGATAGTGGAGCTGAAAATGGCTACATTCAAGGGTCTGGTGACAGGAGAGCAATTGAAATCATAAAATCTGATCCCACAGAGAAAGGAAAGAATCTGAGCACAAGTCTTACTAGAGATCAAGATGTGGATTACCGGTTAGTAAAAGAATCAAAAGCCACTACCGTACCGTGCTTTGCTTTAGCTTCAAGGGACCAAATCGAAGTCCCAGTGGAGGAACTAGAAGCTGTGAAAAATGATAGTCAATGGTCTGCTGACAGGATGGCAATAGAAGTCATAAAATCTGAACCCACAGAGCAAGGAAAGGATCTGAGCACAGGTCTTTCTAGTGATCGAGTTGTAGATTACCAGTTAGTTAAAGAACCAAGGGTCACTACAGTACCATGCTCTGTTCTGGGATCAGAGCCAGACAGGCTGGAAAGAGAGTTAGAGGCATCTCGTGACTGCCAAACGCCACATCATGAGCTCACAAGTGGATTTTTGAGTCAAGACACGACCAAGGCGAGCCCAGGGGATGAAACTGGAAtcgcgcatgacacagagactcAGAATTCAGAAGCAGGAGATGGAATCTCACCTGAAGAATGCACGGGCAGCTCCGACACCTCAAAGgttaaagaaaacacacacagggCGGTCAAAGACATCCTGACATTTACGGGGATCAGAGACGTGCCACTCACAAATAGACAGGCCGAGGGATCTTCTCCAAAGAGGAAGGTTATAAATATAGACGATAGCGAGGAGCAGGTGGAAATGAGGTGGTTTTATACAGAACTACATGAAGAGGACGCGGAAAGCAGTAGAAAAGGACAAGATGAAACAACTATGGATCACAGTGCAGAAATACAGAGTGTTTCATCGTGCGCGAGCGAGGCGTTTAATGAGAACGAATTATGCACGATGAACAAGAATCTTCACAAAGACAATTCAGAGCTACAGAAAAGCGAAGAGAGGCGGTTTGAGGCAAATGAAGGACTTAAAATAAAGGAGCAACTCAACGAGACGACTATTGAAGCAGCTAAAGGAGGTGAAGAGGATGAAATGTGTTCAGAAAGCAAACGAGAGCTCATTGAGGACTCCCGAGCCATCGGTGATAATTGCACAGATGAAGACCTTACCAGCAAAGTTACATATCTGACAGATAGCACTGACCTTCCCAAACACATCCCTCAGACAACATCTATAAAGGACAGAGAGGTCAATTCTCAagatgaagagtttgagcttgggAAAAGCCTCAATGGTAGTAGCAACAGGCTGTTTTCATGGTGGCAGGAGTTCAACTCACTGGGTCACATGGCCAAGGCTTTACTGTATGCTATTCTGTTTGTGATCTTCATAACAACATATCTTTGTGACATGCCAACCTGCTTGGCTCTCTATTTGTTTTCTCTGTGCTGGTGGTGCAGCCAGGGCATGAAACAGCGTCTGGATGGGGCGTCTGTTGATGTGGACTGA
- the ppp1r3aa gene encoding uncharacterized protein ppp1r3aa isoform X3: MRAALKLGRIHPGLWEWSKQPRKNYTEATAAEASGGIPGEFLMWRSGCKESDDKILSLIVYFTEQATAKVGRNRNKTEEEAGITSCKSLKDCCKTLVDRRRKRQAARLAHVQSYFAQKATETQMGCNSITDESSTSIPRLSIQSRTDNQQGFGMDTPPILMYHQIPLLSLDWGSTSTTPPQVNPPNTESQQVEDHQAELSFDAFLKGSDTAIPHSDMQDQACASPESLDHSEVSASRDRVGGLEDREAWKNYSQESAKRRTTNIIQSDATQQGKDPITSLSSDQVVNYQLVKEPMVTTLPWSVLDSRDQIVVPMEDRGAEKDYSQGTDDRGAIETIKSDPTVQVKDLSTSLSSDQVVDYQLAKEPSITTVPCSVLPSRDQIVVPMEDREAEKGYIQGSADRRAIETIKSDPTEQGKNLSTGLSSDQVVEDYQLAKEPSVTAIPCSVLASRDKNMIPIEDRGAKKDNSQWSDDKRAIESIKSDPTDQRKDLSLSLSSYEVVDHQLVKEPSVTIVPCSVLASREQIEVPMEDREAEKKCSQWSADRGAIEIITSDPTEQGKQPSTSLSSDQVVEDYQLVKEPSVTAIPCSFLASRDKNVVPIEDGGAEKGYILGSGDRRAIEIIKSDPTEQGKDLITRLSNDQIMNYHLGEEPSATTVPCSVLASGDQIEVPMVNKGDEKKYSQWSADRRAIETIKSDPTEQGKDRSTILSSDQVVVDCQLVKEPSVTAIPCSFLALRNKNVPIEDSGAENGYIQGSGDRRAIEIIKSDPTEKGKNLSTSLTRDQDVDYRLVKESKATTVPCFALASRDQIEVPVEELEAVKNDSQWSADRMAIEVIKSEPTEQGKDLSTGLSSDRVVDYQLVKEPRVTTVPCSVLGSEPDRLERELEASRDCQTPHHELTSGFLSQDTTKASPGDETGIAHDTETQNSEAGDGISPEECTGSSDTSKVKENTHRAVKDILTFTGIRDVPLTNRQAEGSSPKRKVINIDDSEEQVEMRWFYTELHEEDAESSRKGQDETTMDHSAEIQSVSSCASEAFNENELCTMNKNLHKDNSELQKSEERRFEANEGLKIKEQLNETTIEAAKGGEEDEMCSESKRELIEDSRAIGDNCTDEDLTSKVTYLTDSTDLPKHIPQTTSIKDREVNSQDEEFELGKSLNGSSNRLFSWWQEFNSLGHMAKALLYAILFVIFITTYLCDMPTCLALYLFSLCWWCSQGMKQRLDGASVDVD; encoded by the exons ATGCGAGCAGCTCTAAAGCTAGGAAGAATTCACCCCGGATTATGGGAATGGAGCAAGCAACCACG taaaaactacACAGAAGCGACAGCTGCAGAGGCGAGTGGAGGAATCCCAGGCGAGTTTCTTATGTGGAGATCTGGATGTAAGGAGTCTGATGACAAGATACTGAGTTTGATTGTGTATTTCACAGAGCAAGCCACAGCCAAGGTTGGGCGCAATAGGAACAAAACAGAAGAAGAAGCAGGGATCACTTCCTGCAAATCCCTTAAGGACTGCTGCAAAACCCTG GTGGACCGTCGTAGGAAGCGTCAAGCTGCTCGTCTGGCACATGTTCAAAGCTACTTTGCTCAGAAAGCAACAGAAACCCAGATGGGATGTAATTCCATCACAGATGAAAGTTCAACCTCCATCCCAAGGCTGAGTATACAAAGCAGAACCGACAACCAACAGGGATTCGGCATGGACACACCACCAATACTAATGTACCACCAGATTCCTTTGCTTTCTCTAGACTGGGGGAGTACCTCAACAACACCTCCCCAAGTGAACCCCCCAAACACAGAGAGCCAGCAAGTTGAAGATCACCAAGCTGAGTTGAGTTTTGATGCCTTTCTGAAGGGCTCTGATACGGCAATCCCTCACAGTGATATGCAGGATCAGGCATGTGCTTCTCCAGAGTCACTTGACCATTCTGAAGTTTCAGCTTCAAGGGACAGAGTCGGAGGATTGGAGGACAGAGAAGCTTGGAAAAATTACAGTCAAGAGTCTGCTAAGAGGAGAACAACAAATATCATCCAATCTGATGCCACACAACAAGGAAAGGATCCGATCACAAGTCTTTCTAGTGATCAAGTTGTGAATTACCAGTTAGTAAAAGAACCAATGGTCACTACTCTACCATGGTCTGTTTTAGATTCAAGGGACCAAATTGTAGTCCCAATGGAAGATAGAGGAGCGGAGAAAGATTATAGTCAAGGGACTGATGACAGAGGAGCAATAGAAACCATAAAATCTGACCCCACAGTGCAAGTAAAAGATCTGAGTACGAGTCTCTCTAGTGATCAAGTTGTGGATTATCAGTTAGCAAAAGAACCAAGCATCACTACCGTACCCTGCTCTGTTTTACCTTCAAGGGACCAAATTGTAGTCCCGATGGAGGATAGAGAAGCTGAAAAAGGCTACATTCAAGGGTCTGCTGACAGGAGAGCAATAGAAACCATAAAATCTGATCCCACGGAGCAAGGAAAGAATCTGAGCACAGGTCTTTCGAGTGATCAAGTTGTTGAGGATTACCAGTTAGCGAAAGAACCAAGTGTCACTGCCATACCCTGCTCTGTTTTAGCTTCAAGGGACAAAAATATGATCCCAATAGAGGATAGAGGAGCTAAGAAAGATAATAGTCAATGGTCTGATGACAAGAGAGCAATAGAAAGTATAAAATCTGATCCCACAGACCAAAGAAAGGATCTGAGCTTGAGTCTTTCGAGTTATGAAGTTGTGGATCATCAGTTAGTAAAAGAACCAAGCGTCACTATCGTACCATGCTCAGTTTTAGCTTCAAGGGAACAAATTGAAGTCCCAATGGAGGATAGAGAAGCTGAGAAAAAATGTAGTCAATGGTCTGCTGACAGGGGAGCAATAGAAATCATAACATCTGATCCTACAGAGCAAGGGAAGCAACCGAGCACAAGTCTTTCAAGTGATCAAGTTGTCGAGGATTACCAGTTAGTAAAAGAACCAAGCGTCACTGCCATACCCTGCTCTTTTTTAGCTTCAAGGGACAAAAATGTTGTCCCAATAGAGGATGGAGGAGCTGAAAAAGGCTACATTCTAGGGTCTGGTGACAGGAGAGCAATAGAAATCATAAAATCTGATCCCACAGAGCAAGGAAAGGATTTGATCACACGTCTTTCTAATGATCAGATTATGAATTACCACTTAGGTGAAGAACCAAGCGCCACTACCGTACCATGCTCGGTTTTAGCTTCAGGGGACCAAATTGAAGTCCCAATGGTGAATAAAGGAGATGAGAAAAAATATAGTCAATGGTCTGCTGACAGAAGAGCAATAGAAACCATAAAATCTGATCCTACAGAGCAAGGAAAGGATCGTAGCACAATTCTTTCGAGTGATCAAGTTGTTGTGGATTGCCAGTTAGTAAAAGAACCAAGTGTCACTGCCATACCCTGCTCTTTTTTAGCTTTAAGAAACAAAAATGTCCCAATAGAGGATAGTGGAGCTGAAAATGGCTACATTCAAGGGTCTGGTGACAGGAGAGCAATTGAAATCATAAAATCTGATCCCACAGAGAAAGGAAAGAATCTGAGCACAAGTCTTACTAGAGATCAAGATGTGGATTACCGGTTAGTAAAAGAATCAAAAGCCACTACCGTACCGTGCTTTGCTTTAGCTTCAAGGGACCAAATCGAAGTCCCAGTGGAGGAACTAGAAGCTGTGAAAAATGATAGTCAATGGTCTGCTGACAGGATGGCAATAGAAGTCATAAAATCTGAACCCACAGAGCAAGGAAAGGATCTGAGCACAGGTCTTTCTAGTGATCGAGTTGTAGATTACCAGTTAGTTAAAGAACCAAGGGTCACTACAGTACCATGCTCTGTTCTGGGATCAGAGCCAGACAGGCTGGAAAGAGAGTTAGAGGCATCTCGTGACTGCCAAACGCCACATCATGAGCTCACAAGTGGATTTTTGAGTCAAGACACGACCAAGGCGAGCCCAGGGGATGAAACTGGAAtcgcgcatgacacagagactcAGAATTCAGAAGCAGGAGATGGAATCTCACCTGAAGAATGCACGGGCAGCTCCGACACCTCAAAGgttaaagaaaacacacacagggCGGTCAAAGACATCCTGACATTTACGGGGATCAGAGACGTGCCACTCACAAATAGACAGGCCGAGGGATCTTCTCCAAAGAGGAAGGTTATAAATATAGACGATAGCGAGGAGCAGGTGGAAATGAGGTGGTTTTATACAGAACTACATGAAGAGGACGCGGAAAGCAGTAGAAAAGGACAAGATGAAACAACTATGGATCACAGTGCAGAAATACAGAGTGTTTCATCGTGCGCGAGCGAGGCGTTTAATGAGAACGAATTATGCACGATGAACAAGAATCTTCACAAAGACAATTCAGAGCTACAGAAAAGCGAAGAGAGGCGGTTTGAGGCAAATGAAGGACTTAAAATAAAGGAGCAACTCAACGAGACGACTATTGAAGCAGCTAAAGGAGGTGAAGAGGATGAAATGTGTTCAGAAAGCAAACGAGAGCTCATTGAGGACTCCCGAGCCATCGGTGATAATTGCACAGATGAAGACCTTACCAGCAAAGTTACATATCTGACAGATAGCACTGACCTTCCCAAACACATCCCTCAGACAACATCTATAAAGGACAGAGAGGTCAATTCTCAagatgaagagtttgagcttgggAAAAGCCTCAATGGTAGTAGCAACAGGCTGTTTTCATGGTGGCAGGAGTTCAACTCACTGGGTCACATGGCCAAGGCTTTACTGTATGCTATTCTGTTTGTGATCTTCATAACAACATATCTTTGTGACATGCCAACCTGCTTGGCTCTCTATTTGTTTTCTCTGTGCTGGTGGTGCAGCCAGGGCATGAAACAGCGTCTGGATGGGGCGTCTGTTGATGTGGACTGA